From the genome of Patescibacteria group bacterium, one region includes:
- a CDS encoding PrgI family protein, whose amino-acid sequence MADEVQETQSLSHFLVPQFIDIESKIIGPITTRQFLIMMVAGMLDFIFYKIFYFNTFLAVGIIVSGIFGVVAFVKINGMPFHFFSLNVIQTLKKSKLRLWSKEAITALPPVEKAEVKKEFIAKPALVSSRLSSLSLVVNTGGAYREEE is encoded by the coding sequence ATGGCTGATGAAGTACAGGAGACGCAATCATTATCGCATTTTTTAGTGCCGCAATTCATTGATATAGAATCAAAAATTATCGGGCCAATCACCACCAGGCAATTTCTGATTATGATGGTTGCCGGCATGCTGGATTTTATTTTTTATAAGATATTTTATTTTAATACATTTTTAGCCGTGGGGATCATAGTTTCAGGCATTTTTGGCGTAGTTGCTTTTGTAAAAATTAATGGCATGCCTTTTCACTTTTTTTCCCTGAATGTAATTCAGACATTAAAAAAATCCAAACTAAGGCTGTGGTCAAAAGAAGCAATTACGGCTCTGCCGCCGGTTGAAAAGGCAGAGGTTAAAAAAGAATTTATAGCCAAGCCTGCTTTGGTCAGTTCCAGGCTGTCCAGCTTATCTTTAGTGGTCAATACAGGCGGCGCTTATCGGGAAGAAGAATAA
- a CDS encoding NAD-dependent epimerase/dehydratase family protein has protein sequence MEGKSKILVTGGAGFIGSHLTDILISEGCRVYIIDNLSTGQRQNIHPGANFFKFDIQDKKVEDLFKDIGFDYVFHTAAQVNLRKSVDNPVFDAKTNILGTLNILENCRKYGIEKIIFSSTGGAIYGEAKIVPTPETYEAKPVSPYGVAKLTIENYLYYYRRVFNLNYTILRYANVYGPRQNSLAEAGVVSIFINKILQDEQPIINGDGLQTRDYVYVDDVVRANLLAMTVKDIGIYNVATGQQNTVNQILKLVAAGFFDKKVEEKHGPAMLGEQRISCLAIDKINKYLNWQPKISLDQGIKLTVEWFKQNYDRQ, from the coding sequence ATGGAAGGAAAAAGTAAAATTTTAGTCACGGGTGGCGCCGGTTTTATCGGTTCGCATTTAACCGATATATTAATCTCCGAAGGCTGCCGGGTTTATATTATTGATAATCTTTCAACAGGACAAAGGCAGAATATTCATCCTGGAGCAAATTTTTTCAAATTTGATATTCAAGATAAAAAAGTTGAAGATTTGTTTAAAGACATAGGTTTTGATTACGTCTTTCATACAGCCGCTCAAGTGAATTTGCGCAAATCAGTTGATAATCCTGTTTTTGACGCCAAGACAAATATTCTAGGCACTTTGAATATTTTAGAAAACTGCCGCAAATACGGGATTGAAAAAATTATTTTTTCTTCAACTGGCGGAGCAATTTATGGCGAAGCAAAAATTGTTCCTACCCCGGAAACTTATGAAGCTAAACCTGTTAGTCCCTATGGCGTAGCCAAATTGACAATTGAAAATTATTTGTATTACTATCGTCGTGTATTTAATCTGAATTATACTATTTTGCGTTATGCCAATGTTTACGGGCCACGGCAGAATAGTTTAGCCGAAGCTGGAGTAGTTTCAATTTTTATTAATAAAATTTTACAAGATGAACAGCCGATTATTAATGGCGATGGTCTGCAAACGCGTGATTATGTTTATGTTGACGACGTAGTTAGAGCCAATTTGCTGGCAATGACTGTAAAAGATATTGGAATTTATAATGTGGCTACTGGCCAGCAAAACACCGTTAATCAGATTCTCAAATTAGTCGCAGCCGGTTTTTTTGATAAGAAAGTTGAAGAAAAGCATGGGCCGGCCATGCTGGGAGAACAGCGCATAAGCTGTTTGGCGATTGATAAAATTAATAAATATTTAAATTGGCAGCCCAAAATCAGCTTAGATCAGGGTATAAAATTAACAGTTGAGTGGTTTAAACAAAATTATGATAGACAATAA
- a CDS encoding DNA-3-methyladenine glycosylase, with translation MSKLKRLPAKFYHQNTFKLAKSLLGKFIVRKIGSKILIGKIVETEAYYGSKDLASHASRGKTERTKIMFGPAGTAYIYLIYGMYYCFNIVTEAKEFPAAILIRAIQPISGFKQAALNYKIKTKFNNSEFRIQNSLTNGPGKLCRALKIDKKLNGENLINSKKLFLAENPLKTNSSQIKSAKRIGVDYAGKYKDKLWRYYLKNSEFISKK, from the coding sequence ATGTCAAAATTAAAACGCTTGCCAGCAAAATTTTATCACCAAAACACTTTTAAACTTGCCAAGTCGCTCCTTGGCAAATTTATTGTCAGGAAAATTGGTTCAAAAATTTTAATTGGTAAAATTGTGGAAACTGAAGCATATTACGGGTCCAAAGATCTTGCCTCACATGCTTCACGCGGCAAAACAGAACGTACCAAAATAATGTTTGGACCAGCCGGAACTGCTTACATATATTTAATTTATGGCATGTATTACTGCTTTAATATAGTGACTGAAGCCAAGGAATTCCCGGCCGCGATCTTAATCCGCGCTATACAACCAATTTCTGGATTTAAACAGGCCGCCCTGAACTACAAAATAAAAACCAAATTTAATAATTCGGAATTCAGAATTCAGAATTCTTTAACCAACGGCCCAGGCAAACTCTGTCGCGCGCTGAAAATTGATAAAAAATTAAATGGCGAAAATTTAATTAATAGCAAAAAACTATTTTTAGCTGAAAATCCTCTTAAAACCAATTCTTCTCAGATAAAAAGCGCCAAAAGAATTGGCGTTGATTACGCAGGCAAATACAAAGATAAGTTGTGGCGGTACTATTTAAAAAATAGTGAATTTATCTCTAAAAAATAG
- a CDS encoding ComF family protein: MEFKKIKNFILDLFFPKECFGCGEEGLYLCHQCLGKIDLNKRYYCALCKAESRQSLICPNCRTGSSLLAVWVATDYNNKILQDLIHHLKYNYLEELAEDLANLAISYLETNNILNTFELNQANTIIVPVPLHKKRFLSRGFNQSELLTKKIGNYFRFSNKGLITRNINTPSQINLKRIDRQANVRDVFSLITIKDCDKNKKIILIDDVITTGSTLNECAKILSEHGFKEIYGLVIAQRED; encoded by the coding sequence ATGGAATTTAAAAAAATTAAGAATTTTATCCTGGATTTATTTTTTCCTAAAGAATGTTTTGGCTGCGGGGAGGAAGGCTTATATTTATGCCATCAATGTTTGGGGAAAATTGATTTAAATAAAAGATATTATTGCGCCTTGTGCAAAGCTGAAAGCCGGCAATCGCTTATCTGTCCGAATTGCAGGACAGGCAGTTCACTTTTAGCTGTCTGGGTGGCAACAGATTATAATAACAAAATTTTACAGGATCTAATCCATCATTTAAAATATAATTATCTGGAAGAATTGGCAGAAGATTTAGCTAATTTAGCCATCAGCTATTTGGAGACAAATAATATTTTAAATACATTTGAGCTGAATCAAGCTAATACAATAATTGTGCCGGTACCTTTGCACAAAAAGCGTTTTTTAAGCCGAGGCTTTAATCAGAGTGAATTATTAACAAAAAAAATAGGCAATTATTTCCGGTTTTCTAATAAGGGATTAATTACTAGAAATATAAATACGCCCAGTCAGATTAATTTGAAGAGAATTGACAGGCAGGCTAATGTAAGAGACGTTTTTTCTTTAATAACTATAAAAGATTGTGATAAAAATAAAAAAATCATCCTAATTGATGATGTAATTACCACAGGGAGTACATTAAATGAGTGCGCAAAAATTTTAAGCGAGCATGGCTTTAAAGAAATTTACGGTTTAGTAATTGCCCAGAGAGAAGATTAA
- a CDS encoding DUF2304 family protein: MIIQIFLILFIIYVVIKVALRYRDKIISLQEFVLWTIFWFLVGFVVILPDTTSMVANIVGVGRGVDLVTYISILILFYLVFRILVRMDKIDKDVTKIVRKIALGSKDEEDEQS; the protein is encoded by the coding sequence ATGATTATTCAGATATTTTTAATCCTCTTTATAATTTACGTGGTGATTAAAGTCGCGCTTCGGTACCGCGATAAAATAATTTCTCTGCAGGAATTTGTGCTCTGGACGATTTTTTGGTTTTTGGTCGGTTTTGTGGTAATTTTGCCTGATACAACTTCAATGGTGGCCAATATAGTCGGTGTCGGACGCGGTGTGGATTTAGTGACTTACATTTCCATCCTTATTCTTTTTTATCTAGTCTTCAGGATATTGGTGCGAATGGATAAAATTGATAAAGATGTGACTAAGATTGTGCGCAAAATCGCCTTGGGATCCAAAGATGAGGAAGATGAGCAATCTTAG
- the rsmA gene encoding 16S rRNA (adenine(1518)-N(6)/adenine(1519)-N(6))-dimethyltransferase RsmA — MTINEIKYLLEQYGIRPSKSKGQNFLINKEILKKIVAAADLKNDDNVLEIGPGLGILTEDLIKNSKKVLSVELDKRLIFFLKQKFAHQKNLEIFEGDILRIKNSQIANLLDCQKAGYKVVANLPYNITKPVLRKFLTYEPRPKLMVVLVQKEVAQKITAKPGEMSLLSLSVQLYGQPEIIGYVGKENFYPQPKVDSAILKIVFWPQNLAPEISQILDKNMQFAANKFWQMVKFGFSSPRKQLQNNLSAGFKIPKDEVILRLKTAKLSAKIRAQDLALSDWLNLYQKFVV, encoded by the coding sequence ATGACAATAAATGAAATTAAATATCTTTTAGAACAATATGGAATTAGACCGAGCAAAAGCAAGGGGCAAAATTTTTTAATCAATAAAGAGATCTTAAAAAAAATTGTTGCAGCAGCTGATTTGAAAAATGATGATAATGTCTTGGAAATTGGCCCGGGTCTGGGAATTTTAACTGAAGATTTAATCAAAAATTCAAAAAAAGTTTTAAGTGTAGAATTAGACAAGCGTCTAATCTTTTTTTTAAAGCAAAAATTTGCTCATCAGAAAAATTTGGAAATTTTTGAAGGTGATATTTTGAGGATTAAAAACAGCCAAATAGCAAACCTGCTTGATTGCCAAAAGGCTGGTTACAAAGTAGTGGCGAATTTGCCCTATAATATCACAAAACCGGTTTTGCGAAAATTTTTAACTTATGAGCCGAGGCCAAAACTAATGGTTGTTCTGGTGCAAAAAGAGGTAGCCCAAAAAATCACAGCCAAGCCAGGGGAGATGAGCCTTTTAAGCTTATCAGTGCAACTTTATGGCCAGCCAGAAATAATTGGCTATGTTGGCAAGGAAAATTTTTATCCCCAGCCAAAGGTAGATAGTGCGATTTTAAAAATTGTGTTTTGGCCGCAAAATTTGGCGCCGGAAATAAGCCAAATTTTAGACAAAAACATGCAATTTGCAGCCAATAAGTTCTGGCAAATGGTAAAATTTGGCTTTAGTTCGCCAAGAAAACAGTTGCAGAATAATTTATCAGCCGGTTTTAAGATACCTAAAGATGAAGTCATTTTGAGGTTAAAAACAGCTAAGTTAAGTGCAAAAATCAGGGCTCAAGACCTGGCTTTGAGTGATTGGCTCAACCTTTATCAGAAATTTGTAGTTTAA
- a CDS encoding glycosyltransferase family 2 protein: MIDNKVWIIIPAHNEQENIFGVIKSVQELTPNIVIVNDASTDRTGDIVKALNCYMLEHMVNRGQGAALQTGTEFALANGAEIIVHFDADGQMQAKDIYRIINPILDRQAEIVFGTRFLGKKSKMPWTKKYFILKPAIIFNWFFTGIKLSDAHNGFRALSRKAAETIKITQDNMAHATEILDQVRAHDLNYTEVPVEIVYNQYGQKFTSGFKIIRDLIFAKIFGK, translated from the coding sequence ATGATAGACAATAAAGTTTGGATAATTATTCCAGCCCACAATGAACAAGAAAATATTTTTGGTGTAATTAAAAGCGTTCAAGAATTAACGCCCAATATTGTAATTGTAAATGATGCCTCAACCGACAGGACAGGGGATATTGTTAAGGCTTTAAATTGCTATATGTTAGAACACATGGTAAATCGCGGCCAAGGCGCGGCTTTGCAGACCGGCACGGAGTTTGCTCTAGCCAATGGCGCTGAGATAATTGTGCATTTTGACGCTGACGGCCAGATGCAGGCCAAGGATATTTACCGCATCATTAATCCAATTTTAGACAGGCAGGCTGAGATTGTATTTGGCACGCGTTTTTTAGGAAAAAAATCAAAAATGCCCTGGACAAAAAAATATTTCATACTAAAACCGGCCATAATTTTCAACTGGTTTTTTACGGGAATTAAATTAAGCGATGCGCACAATGGCTTTCGCGCGCTTTCCAGAAAAGCAGCTGAAACGATTAAAATTACTCAGGATAACATGGCTCATGCCACGGAAATTTTAGATCAGGTCAGAGCGCATGATTTAAATTACACTGAAGTGCCGGTAGAAATTGTTTACAATCAGTATGGTCAGAAATTTACTAGTGGTTTTAAAATTATCCGTGATTTAATTTTTGCGAAAATATTTGGAAAATGA
- a CDS encoding ATP-binding protein: MAIPITPETQTELRPAPAQLSKKEQQAAIKAEAITLEEERLFRQGLIEIKDLIAPAALEVKPTYMLLGDLFVRTLFVLNYPRYISVGWFTPIINLSKTLDVAMFFYPVRSDIILKQLKKRVGNLEAQLMSDIEKGAPRDPILETALRDIEKLRDDLTQGTEKFFQFALYATLYANTLEELDELTAEIEAILGGKLIYSKRVFYQSEQGFNSTLPLAEDELMVSFNMNTSPVASSFPFISSELTSDDGILYGINRHNNSLILFDRFSLQNANFVVFATSGAGKSYTIKLEVLRSLMLGVDIIIIDPEREYLHLAEAVGGTYVDISLASKNKINPFDLPRAIGDASTEDIIRSAVITLKGLLRLMLGNLTVEEDSILDRALIETYASKDITPQSDLSVAEAPVMQDLQSILEGMEGAKTLSLRLKKYTDGTFAGLFNQPTNVDMHNQLVVFSVRDLEDELRPIAIYSIINYIWNVVRSEIKKRVLVIDEAWWLMTHEDSAKFIYALVKRCRKYYLGVTTITQDVNDFLNNPYGKAIVTNSALQLLLKQSPAAIDTIQDIFLLTQGEKYLLMEGGVGEGIFFAGNKHAAIKVVASYNEDQLITSDPKQLLEIEAAKREFEEQTKTPEAGSKKQLVPPRKREGSFEEMTI; this comes from the coding sequence ATGGCCATACCAATTACACCAGAGACACAAACAGAGCTGAGACCAGCGCCTGCTCAGCTTTCAAAAAAAGAACAGCAAGCAGCGATTAAAGCCGAAGCAATTACCCTGGAAGAAGAAAGGCTTTTTCGCCAAGGTTTGATAGAGATTAAAGATTTGATTGCGCCGGCGGCTTTGGAAGTAAAACCGACTTATATGCTTTTGGGTGATCTTTTTGTCAGAACACTTTTTGTTTTAAATTATCCGCGTTATATCTCTGTAGGCTGGTTTACGCCGATTATCAACCTGAGCAAAACCTTGGATGTCGCCATGTTTTTTTATCCTGTCAGGTCAGATATTATTCTGAAGCAATTAAAAAAGAGAGTGGGAAATCTGGAGGCACAGCTCATGTCGGATATTGAAAAAGGCGCGCCTCGCGATCCAATTTTGGAAACAGCTTTGCGTGATATTGAAAAATTACGGGACGATCTGACTCAGGGCACTGAAAAATTTTTCCAATTTGCCCTGTATGCCACGCTTTATGCCAATACCTTGGAAGAATTAGATGAATTAACAGCAGAAATTGAAGCGATTTTGGGAGGCAAGCTGATTTATAGCAAACGAGTTTTTTACCAATCAGAACAAGGCTTTAATTCAACCTTGCCTTTGGCTGAGGATGAATTAATGGTCTCATTTAATATGAATACTTCGCCCGTTGCCTCTTCATTCCCCTTTATTTCTTCAGAATTAACTTCAGACGACGGAATTTTATACGGCATCAACCGGCATAATAACAGCTTAATACTTTTTGACAGATTTTCTTTGCAGAATGCTAATTTTGTGGTGTTTGCGACTTCGGGCGCAGGTAAAAGTTATACCATCAAGCTGGAAGTTTTGCGCAGCCTGATGTTGGGCGTTGACATAATAATTATTGATCCTGAAAGAGAATACCTGCATCTGGCAGAGGCAGTTGGCGGCACTTATGTGGATATTTCTTTAGCCTCAAAAAATAAAATTAATCCATTTGACTTGCCCAGAGCAATTGGCGATGCAAGTACTGAAGATATTATCCGCAGCGCGGTTATTACCTTGAAAGGCTTATTGCGCTTGATGCTGGGGAATTTGACTGTGGAGGAGGATTCTATTTTAGATCGGGCTTTGATTGAAACTTATGCAAGCAAAGATATAACCCCGCAGTCAGATTTGTCTGTCGCCGAAGCGCCAGTGATGCAGGATTTGCAGAGTATTTTGGAAGGCATGGAGGGTGCAAAAACATTAAGTCTGAGATTAAAAAAATATACTGATGGCACATTTGCGGGCTTGTTTAACCAGCCAACCAATGTGGATATGCATAATCAGCTTGTGGTTTTTAGCGTCCGAGATTTGGAAGACGAACTCAGGCCGATTGCAATTTATAGCATTATAAATTATATCTGGAATGTGGTGCGTTCAGAAATTAAAAAAAGGGTATTAGTTATTGATGAAGCCTGGTGGCTGATGACTCATGAGGATTCAGCAAAATTTATTTATGCCTTGGTTAAGCGCTGCCGCAAGTATTATCTCGGCGTGACTACGATTACGCAGGACGTGAATGACTTTTTAAATAATCCGTATGGCAAGGCCATTGTGACAAACTCAGCTCTGCAGCTGCTTTTAAAACAATCGCCTGCAGCTATTGATACGATTCAGGATATATTTTTGTTGACTCAGGGTGAAAAGTATTTGCTGATGGAAGGCGGCGTAGGCGAGGGCATCTTTTTTGCAGGCAATAAGCATGCGGCCATCAAAGTAGTCGCCTCATACAATGAAGACCAGCTAATAACCAGCGATCCCAAGCAGCTTTTAGAAATAGAAGCGGCTAAGCGAGAATTTGAAGAACAGACAAAAACTCCAGAGGCAGGATCCAAAAAACAATTAGTCCCGCCCAGAAAAAGAGAAGGCAGTTTTGAGGAGATGACAATTTAA
- the recG gene encoding ATP-dependent DNA helicase RecG yields MYSLETPIEELTRVGKATAGRLNRLGLKTVNDLLYYWPFRYEDFSRLIAIKDLQPNQIVTIKGKIVLIENRKSHRKRMTITEALIEDETGSIKVVWFNQPYLIKNLRAGEEVFIAGTTEIKNMSLQFTSPAYEKISDRASINTAKIVPVYPLTSNLTQKQLRFLISLILNSTKLITDWLPNEIKEKYKLLSLNLALNEIHFPKNLETMEQARYRLKFDELFLIALQTQLLRKFLTQNPAPAIKFHEAKIKSFVDSLPYELTNDQRKAAWQIMIDLAKTKPMNRLLEGDVGSGKTVVSALAILDTVLNGYQAVLMAPTEILARQHFNSLSKFFHNFAIKIALLTHSEKLVNNDENLEKNEVLKKIKNGEIDLIIGTHALIQDSVAYKKIGLIVVDEQHRFGVEQRKKLKDKNKNKKLPHFLSMTATPIPRSLALILYGDLDLSMIKEMPKGRKKIITKIIAEKERSNAYQFIKEEIAARRQVFVICPLIDPSDKLGVKSVTEEFKKLDKVIFPDLKIGLLHGKLKANEKEEIMREFKDNKIKILVSTSVIEVGIDIPNATIMMIEGADRFGLAQLHQFRGRVGRGEHQSSCFLFTENNSPKTRERLSALTQSNDGFALAEYDLKFRGPGEVYGTRQSGLPDMRLATLNDLDLIDLTKKVAQEFLEKNNLDNHSLLKLKLEEGKMMNHLE; encoded by the coding sequence ATGTATTCTTTGGAAACGCCAATTGAAGAGTTAACTCGAGTTGGGAAAGCGACGGCCGGCAGATTAAATCGGTTAGGGCTAAAGACAGTGAATGATCTATTGTACTATTGGCCGTTTCGCTATGAGGATTTTAGCCGCCTTATCGCTATCAAAGATTTACAGCCCAACCAGATAGTGACAATTAAGGGCAAAATTGTTTTAATTGAAAACAGGAAAAGCCACAGGAAAAGAATGACCATAACAGAAGCTTTAATTGAGGATGAGACAGGTTCAATTAAAGTTGTCTGGTTCAACCAGCCTTATTTAATAAAAAATTTAAGAGCAGGCGAGGAAGTTTTTATTGCCGGCACGACTGAAATAAAAAACATGTCATTGCAGTTTACTTCGCCGGCTTATGAAAAAATTTCTGATCGAGCGAGTATAAATACTGCAAAAATTGTCCCTGTTTATCCTTTAACCAGTAATTTAACTCAAAAACAATTGCGTTTTTTAATTAGTCTAATTTTAAATTCCACTAAGTTAATTACAGATTGGCTGCCAAATGAAATTAAAGAAAAATATAAATTGTTGAGTTTAAACTTAGCTTTAAACGAAATACATTTTCCTAAAAATTTGGAAACAATGGAACAGGCTCGTTATCGCCTTAAATTTGACGAGCTTTTTTTAATTGCCTTGCAAACCCAGCTTTTAAGGAAATTTTTAACACAAAATCCTGCTCCGGCCATTAAATTCCATGAGGCTAAAATTAAAAGTTTTGTAGATTCTTTGCCTTATGAATTAACAAATGATCAGAGAAAGGCTGCCTGGCAGATCATGATTGATTTAGCCAAAACCAAACCAATGAATCGTCTTTTGGAAGGCGATGTTGGTTCGGGCAAGACCGTTGTTTCTGCACTGGCAATATTAGATACTGTCTTGAATGGTTATCAGGCTGTTTTAATGGCGCCGACAGAAATTTTAGCCAGGCAGCATTTTAATTCTCTAAGCAAATTTTTTCATAATTTTGCTATTAAAATAGCGCTCTTGACCCACAGTGAAAAGCTGGTAAATAATGATGAAAATTTAGAAAAAAACGAAGTCTTAAAAAAAATTAAAAATGGAGAAATAGATTTGATTATTGGTACGCATGCCCTGATCCAAGACTCAGTTGCCTATAAAAAAATCGGGCTGATTGTAGTTGATGAGCAGCATCGTTTTGGCGTAGAACAGAGGAAAAAATTAAAAGATAAAAATAAAAATAAAAAATTGCCGCATTTTCTGTCAATGACTGCCACTCCTATCCCAAGATCACTAGCCTTAATTTTATACGGTGACTTAGACTTATCAATGATTAAAGAAATGCCCAAGGGCAGGAAAAAGATTATTACCAAGATAATTGCTGAAAAAGAGCGGTCAAACGCTTATCAGTTTATCAAAGAGGAAATAGCTGCCCGCCGCCAGGTTTTTGTCATTTGTCCGCTGATAGATCCTTCGGATAAATTGGGAGTCAAATCAGTAACTGAAGAATTTAAAAAGCTTGATAAAGTAATTTTTCCTGATTTAAAAATTGGTTTGCTGCACGGCAAATTAAAAGCTAATGAAAAAGAAGAAATAATGAGAGAATTTAAAGACAATAAAATAAAAATTTTGGTTTCCACTTCTGTGATAGAGGTTGGGATTGATATTCCCAATGCCACGATAATGATGATTGAAGGCGCTGATCGTTTTGGCTTAGCACAGCTGCATCAGTTTCGTGGCAGGGTTGGCAGGGGAGAACATCAGTCATCTTGTTTCCTGTTTACGGAAAATAATTCTCCCAAAACTCGGGAAAGACTGTCTGCCCTAACTCAATCAAATGACGGGTTCGCCTTAGCAGAATATGATCTTAAATTCCGCGGGCCTGGCGAAGTTTATGGTACGAGGCAATCAGGCCTGCCTGATATGCGGCTGGCAACTTTAAATGATTTAGACTTGATAGATCTGACGAAAAAAGTGGCTCAGGAATTTTTAGAAAAAAATAATTTAGATAATCATTCTTTGCTTAAGCTCAAATTGGAAGAAGGGAAAATGATGAATCATTTGGAATAG
- a CDS encoding thrombospondin type 3 repeat-containing protein, protein MAFGKEKIKEFLEGKTEKISEKIEKTPIDKFFLFFLILITISALVLGYLQFKKNLESPLADSYLREKRGQLRDQYGLLNLINGNENTNQNLSQADIDKLKSQDSDLDGLNDYEEIYIYHTNAYNEDTDGDGLSDKQEVLNNTDPNCAQGQDCTALQTAGTVTSAGDNINTNQDSSASQPDLASLDQNAILNLETQLLSGEITLQDLGIDDPELQNTFDQIRNGQATDLSQLQPEEKSAAIETLKNLTPQQIRDELIKQGMSEADLDKIDDQTLQKVFLDTIGKY, encoded by the coding sequence ATGGCCTTTGGTAAAGAAAAAATTAAAGAATTTCTTGAGGGAAAAACTGAAAAAATAAGTGAAAAAATTGAAAAGACTCCCATTGACAAGTTCTTCCTGTTTTTTTTGATTTTAATTACAATTTCAGCCCTAGTTTTGGGTTACCTGCAGTTTAAGAAAAATCTGGAGTCGCCTTTAGCAGACAGTTATTTAAGGGAAAAAAGAGGCCAGCTAAGGGACCAGTATGGTTTGCTTAATTTAATTAATGGCAATGAAAATACCAACCAAAATTTAAGCCAGGCAGATATTGATAAATTAAAAAGCCAGGATAGTGATTTGGACGGCCTGAATGATTATGAAGAAATATATATTTACCATACCAATGCTTATAACGAAGACACTGATGGAGATGGCCTTAGCGATAAGCAGGAAGTTTTAAATAACACTGATCCTAATTGCGCCCAAGGCCAGGATTGCACTGCCTTACAAACAGCAGGCACTGTTACTTCTGCAGGGGATAATATAAATACAAATCAAGACTCGTCTGCCAGCCAGCCAGATTTAGCAAGCCTGGATCAGAATGCAATTTTAAATTTGGAAACCCAGCTTTTATCAGGCGAAATTACTTTGCAGGATTTGGGCATTGATGACCCTGAATTGCAAAATACTTTTGATCAGATTAGAAACGGGCAAGCCACTGATTTGAGCCAACTGCAGCCAGAGGAAAAGAGCGCGGCAATTGAGACTTTAAAAAATTTAACTCCGCAGCAAATCAGAGATGAATTGATCAAGCAAGGAATGTCTGAGGCTGATTTGGATAAAATAGATGATCAGACTTTGCAAAAAGTATTTTTGGACACAATAGGCAAATATTAA